One bacterium DNA segment encodes these proteins:
- a CDS encoding DUF2905 domain-containing protein → MRSVSNLLIIGGLIAIAAGLAARFGLLSWFGNLPGDIRRVGDRSVMFIPLTSMLVASLLLTIVVNLVGRFFRG, encoded by the coding sequence ATGCGGAGCGTCAGCAATCTTCTGATAATCGGGGGTTTGATCGCCATCGCGGCCGGCCTCGCAGCCCGGTTCGGGCTTCTCTCCTGGTTCGGCAACCTGCCGGGCGACATCCGCCGGGTCGGGGACCGGTCGGTCATGTTCATCCCGCTCACCTCCATGCTGGTGGCGAGCCTGCTGCTGACCATCGTGGTCAACCTGGTGGGCCGCTTCTTCCGCGGTTAG